Proteins encoded by one window of Anaerolineales bacterium:
- a CDS encoding NAD-dependent deacylase, which produces MNDFANALRQAADALRGAKQVVVLTGAGVSKESGVPTFRDAQEGLWARYDPQELATPDAFRRNPRLVWEWYAYRRDMLKKVTPNPGHYALVRMESLFGKVVVITQNVDGLHRSAGSTDVIELHGNITKFKCFADCQGAPTSVDLDSFEWDQAEVPPRCPHCTTAYVRPDIVWFTEALPAEALHRAANLAQTCDVLLVVGTSGMVQPAASLPYTAKRWGKATVIDVNPFPDEIEAMADVVIRAPSGEALPELVRLLEE; this is translated from the coding sequence ATCAATGATTTTGCGAATGCCCTTCGCCAGGCGGCGGACGCACTTCGAGGGGCAAAACAGGTTGTCGTTCTCACCGGGGCGGGTGTCTCGAAGGAATCGGGCGTGCCAACCTTCCGCGACGCCCAAGAGGGTTTATGGGCGCGTTACGACCCTCAAGAGCTTGCCACACCAGATGCCTTCCGCCGCAATCCACGCTTGGTTTGGGAGTGGTACGCCTATCGTCGTGATATGCTGAAAAAGGTCACCCCGAATCCGGGGCATTACGCCCTTGTCAGGATGGAATCCCTCTTTGGCAAGGTCGTCGTGATCACCCAAAATGTAGACGGCTTGCACCGATCCGCAGGCAGCACCGATGTGATCGAACTGCATGGGAATATCACAAAATTCAAGTGCTTTGCCGATTGTCAGGGTGCGCCCACATCCGTTGATCTTGATTCCTTCGAGTGGGATCAGGCGGAAGTCCCGCCCCGCTGTCCGCATTGCACAACTGCCTATGTCCGCCCCGATATTGTCTGGTTTACCGAAGCCCTGCCCGCTGAGGCATTACATCGGGCGGCGAATTTGGCACAAACCTGTGATGTGTTGCTGGTGGTTGGTACGTCGGGGATGGTTCAGCCCGCCGCCTCACTGCCCTATACAGCGAAACGGTGGGGGAAGGCGACGGTCATTGATGTCAACCCATTCCCAGACGAGATTGAGGCGATGGCAGATGTGGTGATTCGCGCTCCATCAGGAGAGGCACTTCCCGAATTGGTGCGTTTGCTAGAGGAATAA
- the galK gene encoding galactokinase has translation MLTDLAGAVRAAFEKQYGYAPTHLGYAPGRVNLIGEHVDYSDGYVLPAAIDKLIYVAARLREDRVINVLSLDYNGFSTFTLDTLQDPTLPHWTRYPRGVPFILGKRGYTLRGMDMAIIGNVPRGGGFSSSAAVEVAMVEVITAMLAIPLSQPHKALLGVDVENQFVGIPSGIMDQMISAVGQAGHAILIDCRLPESGLPTLTPVPIPAGVSILTLDTATRRELVDSEYAARRRHSEEAATLFGVKALRDVTPDMFLRDIGKLPALTQTTPHRLRAAHAIHENARTLAAVAALERGDMPTAGRLLNESHVSLSDLYEVSIKELDIMAYLAQREGGCYGARMMGGGFGGAVIALVEDDLAALFGERVAAAYEAITGRTPTVYKAKPGAGSGVALV, from the coding sequence ATGTTGACTGATCTCGCTGGTGCTGTTCGCGCCGCTTTTGAAAAACAGTATGGCTATGCCCCTACGCATCTCGGCTATGCGCCGGGGCGTGTGAATCTGATTGGAGAGCATGTCGATTACAGCGATGGCTATGTTTTGCCGGCAGCCATTGATAAGCTCATTTATGTTGCCGCACGCCTCCGCGAGGATCGGGTCATTAACGTCCTCTCCCTCGATTACAATGGATTTAGCACCTTCACGCTAGATACCCTCCAAGACCCCACCCTTCCCCATTGGACGCGCTATCCGCGTGGTGTCCCCTTCATCCTCGGCAAGCGCGGGTATACCCTGCGGGGGATGGATATGGCGATCATTGGGAATGTGCCACGCGGCGGTGGGTTCAGTTCCTCGGCGGCGGTGGAAGTGGCCATGGTGGAAGTGATCACCGCGATGTTGGCGATTCCCCTTTCCCAGCCCCATAAGGCGCTTTTGGGCGTCGATGTTGAGAATCAGTTTGTGGGGATTCCCTCAGGGATTATGGATCAGATGATCTCGGCGGTGGGGCAAGCCGGACACGCCATCTTGATCGATTGCCGCCTCCCGGAAAGCGGTCTCCCCACCCTAACGCCCGTGCCAATTCCGGCGGGGGTGTCGATCCTAACGCTCGATACGGCGACGCGACGTGAATTGGTCGATAGCGAATACGCTGCCCGCCGTCGGCATAGCGAGGAAGCCGCAACGCTGTTTGGGGTGAAGGCGCTGCGTGATGTGACGCCGGATATGTTTCTACGGGACATCGGCAAACTCCCCGCGCTGACACAAACAACGCCACACCGCCTCCGTGCGGCGCACGCCATCCACGAAAACGCTCGTACATTAGCAGCGGTGGCGGCACTGGAACGGGGCGATATGCCGACGGCGGGGCGGCTGCTGAACGAAAGCCATGTCAGCCTGAGCGACCTTTACGAGGTGAGCATCAAGGAGTTGGACATCATGGCATATTTGGCGCAGCGCGAAGGGGGATGTTACGGGGCGCGAATGATGGGCGGCGGCTTTGGTGGCGCGGTGATCGCCCTTGTCGAGGACGATCTGGCGGCGCTCTTTGGGGAACGGGTGGCAGCCGCATACGAGGCTATCACCGGACGGACGCCGACGGTCTATAAGGCAAAACCCGGCGCGGGGAGCGGTGTCGCCTTGGTCTGA
- a CDS encoding tyrosine--tRNA ligase: protein MTATPTLTTAERVALITRNLEEVIGAEELPALLDQGMTLQHYIGLEISGKLHLGTGLMCMQKVRDLQHAGVKCRVLLADWHTWINDKLGGDREKIKYIARGYFQVGLRACLAALEGNPDDLEFVLGSEFYHHNDRYWETLVDVSKNTTLNRIVRSISIMGRTEGESIDFAKLIYPPMQVTDVFMLEAHIAQGGIDQRKAHVIARDVANALTISPMTDASGKKMKPIAIHHHLLLGLAKPPEWPVNEERLRELRTQMKMSKSKPASAVFIHDTPDEIRKKIRKAFCPPANEGMEFNPVLDWAHHLVFNNQPDGLTIERKPENGGNVHYQTLDDLKAAYADGSLHVMDLKGGLAEALIVLLEPVRRIFAEHSEMMAELEGLLA from the coding sequence ATGACGGCTACACCGACCTTGACCACTGCTGAGCGCGTTGCGTTGATCACGCGCAATCTTGAGGAAGTCATTGGCGCGGAGGAACTCCCCGCTTTGCTCGATCAGGGGATGACGCTCCAACACTACATTGGCTTGGAAATTTCGGGAAAACTTCACCTCGGCACGGGGCTGATGTGTATGCAAAAGGTGCGCGATTTGCAACACGCCGGTGTGAAATGCCGCGTCTTGCTTGCCGATTGGCACACCTGGATCAACGACAAACTGGGCGGAGATCGAGAGAAGATCAAGTACATTGCGCGGGGGTATTTTCAGGTTGGGTTGCGGGCGTGCCTCGCCGCACTAGAGGGAAACCCCGACGATCTCGAATTCGTCCTCGGCTCAGAGTTCTACCATCACAATGATCGCTACTGGGAAACATTGGTCGATGTAAGCAAAAACACAACGCTCAACCGCATCGTGCGCAGCATCAGCATCATGGGGCGCACGGAGGGCGAATCGATTGATTTTGCCAAGCTGATCTACCCGCCCATGCAAGTGACCGATGTGTTTATGTTGGAAGCGCACATCGCACAAGGTGGGATCGATCAGCGCAAGGCACATGTGATCGCCCGTGACGTGGCAAACGCGCTGACGATTTCGCCCATGACGGATGCCAGCGGCAAGAAAATGAAGCCGATAGCCATTCACCATCACTTGCTGCTTGGCTTGGCAAAACCCCCAGAGTGGCCCGTTAACGAAGAACGGCTGCGCGAACTGCGCACCCAGATGAAAATGAGCAAATCGAAACCCGCCTCGGCAGTCTTTATTCATGACACACCGGACGAGATTCGCAAGAAGATTCGGAAGGCATTTTGTCCGCCCGCCAACGAAGGGATGGAATTCAACCCCGTCCTCGATTGGGCGCACCACCTCGTGTTTAATAACCAGCCAGACGGCTTAACCATTGAGCGGAAACCGGAAAACGGCGGCAACGTCCACTACCAAACGCTCGATGATCTCAAAGCCGCCTATGCCGATGGCAGCCTCCATGTGATGGATTTGAAGGGCGGTTTGGCAGAGGCGCTGATCGTCTTGCTTGAACCGGTGCGCCGTATTTTTGCCGAACACAGCGAGATGATGGCGGAGCTAGAGGGGCTGTTGGCGTGA
- a CDS encoding GNAT family N-acetyltransferase, giving the protein MTSTTPRTLNIQLQITFRLAVKDDLPKLEWGGEYKHFRRVFQRTYEEQLAGERLMLLAICNDYPIGQVFMQLESWDRMFWDFRKRGYFYSVRVMEAFRGMGLGTAILHEAEQVLIERDYHSVSIAAAHTNTGARRLYERNGYRVVAEDSGRWSYVDHEGRTQQVNEPCWILEKTLRP; this is encoded by the coding sequence ATGACCAGCACCACCCCACGTACTTTGAATATCCAACTTCAGATCACCTTTCGGCTTGCCGTGAAAGACGATTTGCCCAAGTTGGAATGGGGTGGGGAATACAAGCACTTCCGGCGCGTCTTTCAGCGCACCTACGAAGAACAGCTTGCCGGTGAACGGCTCATGCTCTTGGCAATCTGCAATGATTACCCCATCGGGCAAGTCTTTATGCAGCTTGAAAGTTGGGATCGGATGTTCTGGGACTTTCGCAAACGGGGCTATTTTTACTCCGTGCGTGTCATGGAGGCATTCCGAGGGATGGGCTTAGGGACGGCAATTCTGCATGAGGCTGAGCAGGTGTTGATCGAACGGGATTACCATTCCGTCAGCATCGCCGCCGCACACACAAACACTGGCGCACGCCGTCTTTACGAACGCAATGGCTATCGTGTTGTTGCTGAAGATTCTGGGCGGTGGAGCTATGTCGATCACGAGGGACGGACACAGCAGGTGAACGAACCGTGCTGGATACTCGAAAAAACACTCCGTCCATAA
- a CDS encoding SH3 domain-containing protein yields the protein MPTLRIGRVRLTYLLIAALLLTAAPLSAANAAAPMASIKRFQASCRTFSVDVAVTGVTLDQDGFDRFRFEVIDGRGQLLYSEDSARQVGVSDQAFVVSLPFVAGAVPTANPLRFRVIDTDMIARPLRVVAELATESMCFPAANPAARLAEFLAEGVKGTTRTESILYPAPDSDPLPLTVPAKREFTALYRNADSSWVALYVGGENLVWVRRGDWEGDVAALRLMPDRIDRSQQVTGAVLPGPALATARIRYNLNIRLGPSTAFVRIGRVPARNILPVYGRNTTGGWVLITYKGISGWVSTAYITLEGVSLRDLPIVG from the coding sequence ATGCCCACTCTACGCATCGGACGTGTCCGCCTGACGTACCTTCTTATCGCCGCGCTGCTACTGACAGCAGCCCCGCTGAGCGCCGCCAATGCCGCCGCCCCCATGGCATCGATCAAGCGCTTTCAGGCGTCTTGTCGCACCTTCTCGGTGGATGTGGCAGTGACGGGCGTCACCCTTGATCAAGATGGGTTTGACCGCTTTCGTTTCGAGGTGATCGATGGCAGAGGGCAGCTTCTCTACAGCGAAGATTCGGCACGGCAAGTGGGGGTGAGCGATCAGGCGTTCGTCGTCAGTTTGCCCTTTGTGGCAGGGGCTGTGCCTACGGCAAACCCGCTTCGCTTCCGTGTCATTGATACCGATATGATCGCTCGCCCGCTTCGGGTGGTGGCAGAGCTTGCCACCGAGAGTATGTGCTTTCCGGCGGCAAATCCGGCGGCACGTCTTGCCGAATTTTTGGCGGAGGGGGTAAAAGGGACGACGCGCACAGAGAGCATCCTCTACCCCGCGCCGGATAGCGACCCACTGCCCCTAACCGTTCCCGCCAAACGGGAATTCACCGCCCTCTATCGGAACGCCGATTCCTCGTGGGTAGCACTTTATGTCGGTGGGGAAAATTTGGTCTGGGTGCGTCGTGGGGATTGGGAAGGGGATGTCGCCGCGCTGCGCCTCATGCCAGATCGGATTGATCGCAGCCAACAGGTGACGGGGGCTGTCTTACCCGGACCAGCGCTTGCCACCGCCCGTATACGCTATAACTTGAATATTCGGCTTGGACCCTCAACGGCATTTGTCCGCATTGGGCGTGTTCCGGCGCGAAATATCCTCCCCGTCTATGGGCGTAATACAACGGGCGGGTGGGTATTGATCACCTATAAGGGTATTTCGGGGTGGGTTTCAACCGCCTACATCACGCTTGAAGGAGTCAGCCTGCGCGATCTGCCGATTGTTGGATAG
- a CDS encoding CCA tRNA nucleotidyltransferase encodes MIDLPALIRERLPLGTTHLLEILAAEGERMGVEVYIVGGFVRDLLWGTPKLDLDILIVGDAHAFGDSFAARFDGQWHKHIPFGTGRWLPGKETPQRTGIPRSELPLFFDFVMARRETYSRPAALPTVEGGSLADDLFRRDFTINTLAMRLSPPPFGALSDPHGGLADFRAKVIRVLHDRSFIDDPTRLFRAARFMVRLDFTLEPHTAGLIPPALSVVNALTSARIRHELDLIFQEAFPERVMHILNQWGVLGNLHKGLVFHEEMANHFAQAREFVKDPPAGMSPPPLAALLWALWGRFVADPAAFAARLALDRQTTQLLMAVHKAVTLFPALDEAALTPSAVVALIESVKEGVSETLYAAMLLLSPTPLVKRHVVCYATQWRFTYAHLTGDDLLAMGVPRGQQIGVYLQRLRTARLDGLLKSTDDAPQATEERTLVRQWLAEEKTDQS; translated from the coding sequence ATGATCGATCTACCCGCCCTGATCCGCGAACGTTTGCCCCTCGGCACAACCCACCTTCTCGAAATTCTCGCTGCGGAGGGGGAACGGATGGGGGTTGAGGTCTATATTGTTGGTGGATTTGTCCGCGATCTTCTTTGGGGAACGCCCAAACTTGATCTAGACATCCTGATCGTCGGGGATGCTCATGCCTTTGGCGATTCCTTTGCGGCACGTTTTGATGGGCAATGGCACAAGCATATCCCCTTTGGTACGGGGCGCTGGCTGCCCGGCAAAGAAACCCCACAGCGAACAGGAATTCCCCGTTCAGAACTTCCTCTTTTTTTCGATTTTGTCATGGCGCGGCGGGAAACCTATAGCCGTCCGGCGGCGCTCCCCACCGTAGAAGGCGGCAGCCTTGCCGATGATCTGTTTCGCCGCGATTTCACCATCAACACACTTGCCATGCGCCTCAGCCCGCCGCCCTTTGGGGCGCTGAGCGATCCTCATGGCGGTTTGGCAGATTTCAGGGCGAAGGTGATTCGTGTCTTGCATGATCGCAGTTTCATCGATGACCCCACGCGCTTGTTTCGAGCGGCACGCTTTATGGTGCGCCTTGATTTCACCCTTGAGCCACACACAGCGGGCTTAATTCCGCCCGCTTTGTCCGTTGTGAATGCCCTCACCTCGGCACGGATTCGCCATGAACTCGACCTCATTTTTCAGGAAGCGTTTCCTGAACGGGTAATGCATATCCTCAATCAATGGGGTGTCTTAGGCAATCTTCACAAAGGATTAGTGTTTCATGAGGAGATGGCAAATCACTTTGCCCAAGCGCGAGAGTTTGTGAAAGACCCACCAGCGGGCATGAGTCCTCCCCCTCTTGCTGCGCTGTTGTGGGCGTTGTGGGGGAGATTCGTGGCTGATCCGGCAGCCTTTGCCGCACGCCTGGCGTTGGATCGTCAAACGACACAGCTTTTGATGGCTGTTCACAAAGCAGTGACACTGTTTCCGGCGTTGGATGAGGCGGCGCTGACGCCGAGTGCGGTGGTTGCCCTGATTGAGTCGGTTAAGGAAGGCGTATCTGAAACTCTTTATGCGGCGATGCTCCTTCTTTCCCCTACCCCTCTTGTCAAGCGTCATGTCGTTTGCTATGCTACACAATGGCGTTTCACCTACGCTCACCTGACGGGTGACGATCTGTTGGCAATGGGTGTCCCACGCGGACAACAGATTGGGGTCTATCTCCAACGGCTGCGGACGGCGCGTTTAGACGGTCTGCTAAAAAGCACGGACGATGCCCCCCAAGCCACAGAGGAACGCACATTGGTAAGGCAGTGGTTGGCTGAGGAAAAAACAGACCAGTCTTAG
- the hisA gene encoding 1-(5-phosphoribosyl)-5-[(5-phosphoribosylamino)methylideneamino]imidazole-4-carboxamide isomerase: MIIYPALDLRGGKVVRLKQGNPNQQTVYSDDPIHVADRWIAAGAEWLHVVNLDGAFDEENGNEQIVEELCATGVPIQFGGGLRSLEDIARAFDLGVTRVVLGTMAVQDPGSVEATIARWHPDAVAVALDARDGIVTMRGWQENAGITALDLGKRMTALGARHALYTDVSRDGELSGVNVAATVTLARETGLQVIASGGVTSHGDVVALQESAHVAGCILGTALYEGLVDLAEAIRLARGE, from the coding sequence ATGATCATCTACCCGGCTCTTGATCTACGCGGGGGGAAGGTAGTTCGCCTCAAGCAAGGCAATCCAAACCAACAAACTGTCTACAGCGACGACCCTATCCATGTCGCAGACCGTTGGATTGCCGCAGGCGCAGAGTGGCTTCATGTGGTGAACCTTGACGGCGCGTTTGACGAGGAGAACGGCAACGAACAAATCGTTGAGGAGCTTTGTGCAACCGGCGTCCCAATCCAGTTCGGCGGCGGGTTACGCAGCCTTGAAGATATTGCCCGCGCCTTTGATCTGGGCGTCACCCGCGTTGTCTTGGGAACAATGGCAGTCCAAGACCCGGGCAGTGTTGAGGCGACCATTGCCCGCTGGCATCCTGACGCGGTGGCAGTAGCCCTCGATGCCCGCGATGGAATCGTCACCATGCGTGGCTGGCAAGAAAACGCCGGCATTACAGCGCTCGATCTCGGCAAACGCATGACGGCACTAGGGGCGCGGCATGCCCTTTACACCGATGTCAGCCGTGATGGGGAGCTTTCCGGCGTGAATGTAGCGGCAACAGTGACCCTTGCCCGTGAAACAGGCTTGCAGGTCATTGCCAGTGGTGGTGTCACCTCTCACGGGGATGTCGTCGCCTTGCAGGAAAGCGCCCATGTCGCCGGCTGTATCTTAGGGACAGCCCTTTACGAAGGGTTGGTTGATCTGGCAGAAGCCATTCGTTTAGCGCGGGGCGAATAG
- a CDS encoding inositol-3-phosphate synthase: MSKKVRVAIIGVGNCASSLVQGVHYYRDRKVGDLVPGLMHVELGGYHIRDIEFSAAIDIDADKVGKDLSEAIWAGQNNTVKFTDVPFLNVTVQRGTTLDGLGKYLSQRIDEAPGEPVDLVTLLRETRTDVVVNYLPVGSEQATRHYVEQILEAGCAFVNCIPVFIAREPEWQQKFAERRLPLIGDDIKSQVGATIVHRQLVNLFKERGVIVERTSQLNVGGNMDFYNMLERSRLESKKTSKTNAVTSQLPYDLGEENVHVGPSDYVAWLTDRKWAHIRIEGRTFGDVPLNLELKLEVWDSPNSAGVVIDAVRCAKLGLDRGLYGTLEGPSAYFMKSPPIQHADDLAHDLTEAFIAGDPKANLVQTGDDVFTLATNGANGHYPANGKNSNGHS, translated from the coding sequence GTGAGTAAAAAAGTACGTGTAGCGATCATCGGCGTGGGGAACTGTGCCTCCTCACTGGTACAGGGTGTCCATTATTACCGTGATCGGAAGGTGGGTGATTTGGTGCCCGGGTTGATGCATGTCGAACTCGGCGGCTACCACATCCGTGATATTGAATTCTCCGCCGCCATTGATATTGACGCGGATAAAGTAGGGAAAGACCTCAGCGAGGCAATCTGGGCGGGGCAGAACAATACAGTCAAGTTCACCGATGTCCCTTTCCTCAATGTTACTGTGCAGCGCGGAACAACGCTGGACGGGTTGGGGAAATACCTCTCACAGCGCATTGATGAAGCCCCCGGTGAGCCAGTGGATTTGGTGACGCTCCTCCGCGAGACGCGCACCGATGTCGTCGTCAACTACCTACCAGTGGGAAGCGAACAAGCGACACGCCACTATGTGGAACAGATTCTAGAGGCGGGCTGCGCCTTTGTGAACTGTATCCCCGTTTTTATTGCCCGCGAACCGGAATGGCAGCAGAAATTTGCTGAGCGTCGTCTACCGCTCATTGGCGACGACATTAAAAGTCAGGTGGGGGCAACCATCGTCCACCGCCAATTGGTGAATCTGTTCAAAGAGCGCGGCGTGATTGTCGAACGGACCAGCCAACTAAATGTCGGCGGGAACATGGACTTCTACAACATGTTGGAACGCTCCCGCTTGGAGAGCAAGAAAACAAGCAAAACGAACGCCGTCACCAGCCAACTGCCTTACGATCTGGGCGAGGAAAATGTTCATGTCGGTCCAAGCGATTACGTGGCGTGGCTGACAGATCGGAAATGGGCGCATATTCGGATTGAGGGGCGCACCTTTGGCGATGTGCCACTTAACCTTGAACTGAAATTGGAAGTGTGGGATAGCCCCAACAGTGCCGGCGTCGTCATTGACGCTGTGCGCTGCGCCAAACTGGGCTTGGATCGCGGCTTGTACGGCACGTTGGAAGGTCCTTCCGCCTACTTCATGAAATCACCGCCTATTCAGCACGCTGATGATCTGGCGCACGATCTGACGGAGGCTTTTATCGCTGGTGACCCGAAAGCGAACCTTGTCCAGACCGGCGACGACGTTTTTACGCTGGCGACGAATGGGGCGAATGGGCATTACCCCGCCAACGGCAAAAACAGCAACGGGCATTCCTAA
- the hisH gene encoding imidazole glycerol phosphate synthase subunit HisH, which yields MIVVIDSGVANLRSVANALNFLGASMHITDTPAELTRADKIILPGVGAFEAGMNTLRARHFINPLREYAARGVPILGICLGMQLIFERSEEMGDHEGLGLIPGSVVRFPPGEKVPHMGWNQLTIQRESPLVVGINDGAYAYFVHSYYAQTAPEHVIAACAYSVSFPAVVARGNVYGAQFHPEKSQTTGLQLLRNFMVM from the coding sequence ATGATCGTCGTCATTGACTCCGGTGTTGCCAATTTGCGCAGCGTGGCTAACGCGCTGAACTTCCTCGGTGCATCGATGCACATCACCGATACCCCCGCCGAACTGACCCGCGCCGATAAAATCATCCTTCCCGGCGTTGGCGCGTTTGAGGCGGGGATGAATACTCTCCGCGCCCGCCACTTTATTAATCCGCTGCGAGAGTATGCGGCGCGTGGCGTGCCGATCCTCGGCATTTGCTTGGGGATGCAGTTGATTTTTGAGCGTAGTGAGGAAATGGGCGATCATGAAGGCTTAGGCTTGATTCCGGGCAGCGTGGTTCGTTTCCCACCAGGGGAAAAAGTGCCGCATATGGGCTGGAATCAACTCACTATCCAGCGCGAGTCGCCCCTTGTGGTGGGGATCAACGATGGCGCTTATGCTTACTTCGTCCACAGCTACTATGCCCAAACTGCCCCGGAGCATGTCATTGCTGCCTGTGCGTACTCGGTTAGCTTTCCGGCGGTGGTGGCGCGGGGCAATGTCTATGGAGCGCAATTTCACCCCGAAAAAAGCCAAACGACGGGGTTACAATTGCTCCGTAACTTTATGGTCATGTAA
- a CDS encoding cyclic nucleotide-binding domain-containing protein, which translates to MRKVLYILGQLNDEDVEWLAEVGRRVDLDPGAVLIKEGSRLTELHIVLSGVLAISAQGRALATLGAGEMLGEVSFVDSRPTSATVTVVNKSRVLSIPIPDLHSKLGSDPEFSSRFYRALAVFLAYRLRDSTVMLGYSSGQGPIDRTKDASDELDDNVMDTLWLAGSRFERLLKRLDSAG; encoded by the coding sequence ATGCGAAAAGTACTGTATATCTTGGGGCAGTTGAACGACGAAGATGTGGAATGGCTGGCAGAGGTGGGGCGGCGCGTTGATCTTGACCCCGGTGCAGTGTTGATCAAAGAGGGATCACGTCTCACCGAACTTCATATTGTTCTCAGCGGTGTCTTAGCCATCTCTGCTCAGGGGCGGGCGTTGGCAACACTTGGCGCGGGCGAGATGCTCGGTGAGGTGTCCTTCGTTGATTCCCGCCCCACTTCGGCAACGGTGACGGTGGTGAACAAAAGCCGCGTCCTGTCTATCCCCATCCCTGATCTTCATTCTAAGTTGGGCAGCGACCCCGAATTTTCCTCACGATTCTATCGCGCCCTCGCTGTTTTCTTGGCATATCGCCTGCGCGACTCAACGGTCATGCTTGGCTATAGCTCCGGGCAAGGACCGATTGACCGCACGAAAGATGCCAGCGATGAACTTGATGATAACGTCATGGACACCCTTTGGTTGGCGGGCAGCCGCTTTGAGCGCCTCTTAAAGCGGTTGGATAGCGCGGGCTAG
- a CDS encoding NUDIX hydrolase, protein MQRINFCPCCGAAISEGELFGHLRQYCSACDYIHYLDPKVAAAIFLEVDGQVLLVQRGVDPERGKWALPAGFVERDEDPALAAAREMLEETGLMVTISGLLNVLFDRGVIVCVYGATITGGTLQAMDDVTDVGWFRPNDIPTLAFASTHQLVGDWQARQKA, encoded by the coding sequence ATGCAGCGAATCAATTTTTGCCCTTGTTGTGGGGCAGCCATCAGCGAAGGCGAACTGTTTGGACATCTCCGCCAATACTGTTCGGCTTGCGATTACATTCACTACCTAGACCCCAAAGTAGCGGCGGCGATCTTCCTTGAAGTGGATGGACAGGTGCTGCTGGTGCAGCGCGGCGTTGACCCCGAACGGGGCAAATGGGCGCTTCCGGCAGGGTTTGTCGAGCGCGACGAAGACCCCGCCCTTGCCGCCGCCCGTGAGATGTTGGAAGAAACCGGACTGATGGTCACCATCAGCGGGCTGCTGAATGTGTTGTTTGATAGGGGCGTGATCGTTTGCGTCTATGGGGCGACCATTACAGGGGGAACGCTCCAAGCCATGGACGATGTTACCGATGTGGGGTGGTTTCGCCCCAATGACATTCCCACCCTTGCCTTTGCCAGCACCCACCAATTGGTTGGCGACTGGCAAGCTCGCCAAAAAGCGTGA